A window of Phaseolus vulgaris cultivar G19833 chromosome 4, P. vulgaris v2.0, whole genome shotgun sequence genomic DNA:
GTGTTCTGCATAATTAGGGTTTTGCATTAAAGATCAAAATAGTTTATTGAGGTGAAACACAGATTCTATTGGGAGAATAATACTATTTAAGGAACTGTATTTATTCATACTCGTTTATGTTAGTCCTCTGTGAAGGTAGCAGAATGCAGAAAGAGTTTGAATAATTTCAGGTTTTCTCATTCATGACTGTATTACAATCGGGACAACATTTTCAGGgatcaaaatgaaaatgacagtttattattgtatataaatgAATTACAAACTGATTTTGTAGGATTGAAGTACGTCGAAACTAAACccactttttaatatttagaattCTATTGATGGCTacaattttcttaatttcaattttgttgCTGAGTAGTGGGTATTTTAACTTtgatattatcattattaatattttaagctGTGCTTACTTCTGCAGAAAACTACTTATGAGGTGGACAGTGTTATCATCCGATGCCCTGATATTTTTTCCGGCTGTCctctattttctttttgttcATTACAACAAACCTTCAAAGAGCCGTAAAAGTGAATTAGTATGGCACACTGCCGCGTTATTGCTAAGCCCTTGTTTGATCTTAATTGATCATGGTCATTTTCAGGTTTCAAAAGAAAATTCTTCTGTCGTTCTTGTTCAATGCCTTTGGTTCTTTACATATTTTTCAGTCACTGGTTTGGTAGTGCTGTAATTTTGAATATTGTATTTTGTTGTATTTCAGTTCAACTGCATCAGCTTGGGATTTACTATTGGAGCTGTTGCTGCTATCCTCTCTGGGAAAGATTTTGTGGGTTCTGTTCTCTATTGTCTAGCTCTAAATCATAAACAGGTTAGTCTCCTTCATCATTGTATAGgtctatttttcaaattttgcaCATGTGCTTATATTGTGATGGTATGGATTTTCCTCTTGTAGTACTTTTGGGGTTGGTGTTAAATTGGATGTCAATTGGTTGCGTTCTGCagattatatttgttttttcttggttgattcttataattaattactttgCATGCCCTAAAATTGTATCCTGAATTGCTGATGCACTTATACACTAGTTCAAACCAAATgaaatttctaaatattttacCCTGTCAATTTAATGACTTTGTGACTTTgctattttctaaaatttaattcACAAGTACCAATAATTTTTTGGCTGTGTTGTTGAATATGATCCTTAGTTGACAAAACCATATAGTTGTCAGAGAAATGGCAAATGGTAGTAATGGATTAGGTTGTTGTGTTGGTTAATAAGCTAAGAAGAGAATGTACTCTATCTAAAGTAGTGATTGCATCTGGTCTCATGTTTTTGGTTTACTCTTCTTCAGTGACTGTAATTATTTTatgcatataatttttttcagatGAGTGCATATTTTGCACCTGCATTTTTCAGCCATCTACTAGGAAAATGCCTGAGGCGAAAACATCCAATCCTTGAGGTGTTAAAACTTGGGTTGTTGGTTTTAGGAACATTTGCAGCTGTGTGGTGGCCTTATCTATATTCAACACAATCCGTTTTAGAGGTAACAATGTTGTCATTGCCTGGTTCAAAGTGCGTTGTATTCTTAACTTGTAATTTTGTGTCATATTCTTACATGGAAGTTAATAATATTGCCTTTACTGTCTTGTTTCCCATGAACACAAGTTTTAGAATTTTTACCttcatttaattttcatttgATCGTCCAGAAATTGGTAGGGCATTTTGGAGTCAAAATATTTATGTCGCTCCTGACTTTTGCTTTTGTTATTCATCCGACCTGTGTGAAATCTGGCTTGGGCTATACTAAATTTGCATGACATGACTGGGTTTCATCTTGAAGGCTACTGTtgtttacatacatatatatatatatatatatatatatataaatataaatataaacaaaaccACATGTACAAAACATTACACCAGTATCAAACAAAACATTATACAGTTGAGcctgttaataataataacattttaaagaCTTTCTAGACTCATTCTAACTAGTACTACAGACGACATAAATTAATGCACCCGTACATCAAGCTGCAACCAATATAGCTCAACTCCAACCTTGATAGAAGCTCAAGGGAAACCCATTTATAGCAGAAACACAGCACTTTTGCTGCTCGCAATTTTTGTGACAGCACATTGCAATCTTGTTCATATAATTCAGCTACTGTGTTAGATCATTTCCACAGAAATCATCCTCAGGCCAATGCTGGTCTTTGACAAAAACATGCATGCTTGTGCCTTTGTTCATTATGTGGACTCTCATCTTGACTCCTTGGTTTCTCCTTCCACCAAGCCTTTCATGTGAATGCCTTTTTCACTTTCTTTCATGTGTACACACTACTGTACTCGTCACCTTGTTTTTCATGAACGAACTGTGAGCTGTTTCCAAGAAAGAACTTTGAGTTGCTTTCACTGATATTCTGTTGATCATCGAAGGCTACTGTAAATTGATTCACCATCTGTACTGTCAGAAAGCTTTTTGATGTGGATATATAATTGGATAATTTATTTCTATGACACAATCTTGACTCTTTGATCATGTTCTCCTATGTATCTCGTTGGACCCTATGATCTTGACTTTAAGTGTGCGTATTCCTGATTATGCTACATCTTTGTGGCCTGTGTGCCAATTGTGAAATCAATGAACTATCCTAAATAATTGTTTTGTTTCCTGATTTTCGTTCAAAATTCTTTAGATATTTATGAATTAGTAATTTGGTAATGGCATGTGTCCTTTGTGCTGTCTGTTCAGTAGTCAGTAATCAGTATACTAATTAAGAATTGTCTTTGTTTTAAAAATGCCGTCCAAGTTGCTTGGGTACAAAAGTAACAAAAAGTTTGGCATCGGCTACTGAACAAGTAACACGAGCCTTGAATATGTCTATTAGAAGGGACGTCTCCATGCATTCTGGATCACAGATGAAGTATTAATGTCATTTAgtgtatatttaaaataaaggaGCAGATCTATGGAATTTCTAGATTGAAAGTTTGCAACTAAAGCTAGGAATGTGAAGCCTTAAATGAGGTATTAGCAATAGGTCTAAAGACTGAGGGATATATGTTGATATGCTGTGGTATAAGTTTAAACTAGCGGTGGGTGTTGATTGATACTTTAAATTAAAGAACAGAGATGccttttcaattattttctgATCCTTATAAAGGACTCTTGTTATTTGCATGTGGCACTTGTGACACAGGTCCTCTCCCGTCTTGCTCCATTTGAAAGGGGAATATTTGAGGATTACGTGGCCAACTTTTGGTGTGCCTCTTCAGTTCTCATCAAGTGGAAAAGATTATTCACAAAAGAGTCTCTGAAGCTTATCAGCTTCACCGCAACAGTTATAACATGTCTTCCTTCAATGATTCAGCAAATAAAGTCTCCCAGCTATCGAGGTTTCCTTTATGCGTTGCTGAATAGTTCTTTCTCGTTTTACTTGTTTTCTTTTCAAGGTTGGTagtatttcttttctttcattttccagAGTtgtaaatattaagaaaaagcTTATGAGAAATTGTCTCTTCCCCTTTTTGCCCTTACAGTTCATGAGAAGTCTATTTTGCTG
This region includes:
- the LOC137837203 gene encoding probable dolichyl pyrophosphate Man9GlcNAc2 alpha-1,3-glucosyltransferase isoform X3, whose product is MKKGKKVKESGSDDDCDCWLVQNGIAGVFMSVGLFALLVRVAVSLHPYSGAANPPKFGDYEAQRHWMEITTNLPIKEWYRNSSTNDLSYWGLDYPPFTAYQSFIHGHLLRFFHPHSVALLTSRGHESYLGKLLMRWTVLSSDALIFFPAVLYFLFVHYNKPSKSRKSELVWHTAALLLSPCLILIDHGHFQFNCISLGFTIGAVAAILSGKDFVGSVLYCLALNHKQMSAYFAPAFFSHLLGKCLRRKHPILEVLKLGLLVLGTFAAVWWPYLYSTQSVLEVLSRLAPFERGIFEDYVANFWCASSVLIKWKRLFTKESLKLISFTATVITCLPSMIQQIKSPSYRGFLYALLNSSFSFYLFSFQVHEKSILLPILPATLLAVDEPFIFKWFTQFAMLSMFPLICRDNLVVAYLALLAVFVVILNAPVQHRNTCQLQVVVVHFYPNFLAFLFVSDHSKPKCLFYPLKMSIIYTYNLIFFPVYFIY